From a single Pseudopipra pipra isolate bDixPip1 chromosome 7, bDixPip1.hap1, whole genome shotgun sequence genomic region:
- the LRRFIP1 gene encoding leucine-rich repeat flightless-interacting protein 1 isoform X19 codes for MGTQGAGRKRLPNRERLTAEDDALNQIAREAEARLAAKRAARAEAREIRMKELERQQKEIYQVQKKYYGLDTKWGDIEQWMEDSERYSRRARRYASASDEDERMSVGSRGSLRSHLEYASTYPVAGLENERTKKKNYSKAIEERPEKDFEKGARTVSSLSAATLASLGGTSSRRGSGDTSISVDTEASIREIKDIYELKDQIQDVEGKYMQGLKELKDSLAEVEEKYKKAMVSNAQLDNEKTNFMYQVDTLKDALLELEEQLAESRRQYEEKSKEFEREKHAHSILQFQFMEIKEALKQREEMLAEIQQLQQKQQSYVREISDLQETIEWKDKKIGALERQKDFFDSIRSERDDLRDEVLVLKEQLKKHGIIPDSDVATNGETSDILDNEGHLDSSRTVPGTTQALKTGGEGMLGKANEVEMKNEILEDVGKREIMQNTEHEEHKEESEEQEVQTLHAAENAKAEKVVEERDALSTVMLPDSRFAEQAQSLTEPVSESTSSNNGSDTDDLRKVTEPTGTLAQQPDSTEAEHRDSSAGTDENSEVGSLQGHQISETSQEMLCDLGTEQELGEAAPKQEEQEDLKTSHDLSDNEMGQEANSTSESSELVFNQAGLPEGAVGGLLREEGNVESSTPEELQHSEESAENKVTNVLEEKLVESKDCTNGRTDETGEDRAEEGNEVGNSVEGQPRETESVGVEGMESCERSVPEESLEKECGGHQAFTQPVSSEDSPSASSEEQSTQDKTELENAAAEKDRQEEESMEELKKCSGSAETGEQDKASVEAEGCIPEVEGSVLQQAQPGTDVVKEVTAQETSLDPSLSDDKIKESELETGDESEKGKESRTEWVEDLKPEVEVRTVQCSEETAGSTEAEKNIPLEGEVQKVVKQEKDESKEESSVGVSVTTENKADKETLKENEQELELTDHHGEELASEECANNSLAQKAEQDEEVSEQVKLEDQAEESLEDDGDAFDFDEESNQILESDEKCDGEKTQAEKEEGDGANDAVGKTAHTDKAGEGTDQMGTKDALTKDNSLQHKQDEPEETGCLQGEALLNADEKADVMEDEIKASDSNSMEKIQDESVLEQDLESAVINRAESKEDLQGSRKGRGRSRDDCTIS; via the exons atCTATCAAGTCCAGAAG AAATATTATGGTCTGGATACTAAGTGGGGAGACATCGAGCAATGGATG GAAGACAGTGAGCGTTATTCCCGTAGAGCCCGAAGATATGCCTCG GCTTCGGATGAAGATGAGCGCATGTCAGTGGGTAGCCGTGGAAGCCTGAGG TCTCATTTGGAATATGCCAGCACCTACCCAGTG GCTGGATTAGAGAATGAGAGGACCAAAAAGAAGAACTACTCCAAAGCA ATAGAAGAAAGGCCAGAAAAAGACTTTGAGAAG GGAGCACGTACTGTCTCAAGTTTATCAGCAGCTACCTTGGCTTCTCTGGGCGGGACTTCTTCACGGAGGGGCAGTGGGGACACATCCATCTCAGTCGATACAGAGGCATCTATTAGAGAAATCAAG GATATCTATGAGTTAAAGGACCAGATTCAGGATGTAGAAGGCAAATACATGCAGGGACTGAAAGAATTGAAG GACTCTCTAGCTGAAGTtgaagagaaatacaaaaaggCTATGGTGTCAAATGCTCAACTAGACAATGAAAAAACCAATTTTATGTACCAAGTAGACACCCTGAAGGATGCACTCCTAGAGTTAGAAGAACAGCTGGCAGAATCCAGGAGgcaatatgaagaaaaaagtaaa GAATTTGAGAGGGAGAAGCATGCTCATAGCATATTGCAGTTTCAGTTCATGGAAATCAAAGAGGCTTTGaagcaaagggaagaaatgcTTGCA GAAATCCAACAGCTGCAACAGAAACAGCAGAGCTATGTCAGGGAAATTTCCGACCTTCAGGAGACAATAGAgtggaaagacaaaaaaataggG GCACTAGAGAGGCAGAAAGATTTCTTTGATTCCATAAGGAGTGAGCGGGATGACCTTAGAGATGAAGTGCTTGTGCTGAAGGAGCAACTGAAG AAACATGGAATAATCCCTGACTCTGATGTAGCCACCAATGGGGAGACATCAGACATTCTTGATAACGAAGGACACTTGGATTCTTCCAGAACCGTTCCAGGCACAACTCAGGCATTAAAgacaggaggggaggggatgcTAG GCAAAGCCAATGAAGTGGAgatgaaaaatgagattttggAGGATGtggggaaaagagaaatcaTGCAGAATACTGAGCATGAGGAACACAAAGAGGAGTCTGAGGAGCAGGAAGTACAGACATTGCATGCTGCTGAAAatgcaaaggcagaaaaagtGGTTGAAGAACGTGACGCCCTGTCAACAGTGATGCTCCCAGATAGTAGGTTTGCAGAGCAAGCTCAAAGCCTTACAGAACCTGTGTCAGAGAGCACTTCTTCCAACAATGGTAGTGACACAGATGATCTGAGAAAGGTGACAGAGCCCACAGGCACACTGGCCCAGCAGCCTGATAGTACAGAGGCTGAACACCGTGACTCGAGCGCAGGGACAGATGAGAACTCGGAGGTGGGCTCTCTGCAAGGCCATCAGATTTCTGAGACTTCTCAGGAAATGCTTTGTGACTTAGGTACAGAGCAGGAACTGGGAGAAGCTGCACCCAAGCAGGAAGAACAAGAGGATCTTAAAACTAGCCATGACCTAAGTGATAATGAAATGGGTCAAGAAGCCAACAGTACAAGTGAGAGCAGTGAGCTGGTTTTTAACCAGGCAGGGCTACCAGAGGGTGCAGTGGGAGGCTTGCTtagggaagagggaaatgtgGAGAGTTCCACTCCAGAGGAACTCCAGCACTCAGAAGAAAGTGCTGAAAACAAGGTTACAAATGTCTTGGAGGAAAAGCTTGTTGAAAGCAAAGACTGCACCAATGGAAGAACTGATGAAACAGGAGAGGATAGAGCTGAAGAAGGAAATGAGGTTGGGAACTCAGTTGAGGGTCAGCCAAGGGAAACTGAGTCTGTGGGTGTGGAGGGGATGGAGTCCTGTGAAAGGAGTGTCCCAGAAGAATCACTTgaaaaggaatgtggaggacATCAGGCATTCACCCAGCCAGTTTCATCAGAGGACAGTCCTTCAGCATCATCAGAGGAACAAAGTACACAAGATAAAACTGAACTTGAAAATGCTGCAGCTGAGAAGGACAGACAGGAGGAAGAATCTATGGAAGAGCTGAAGAAGTGTTCAGGTTCTGCAGAAACAGGGGAGCAAGATAAGGCATCTGTGGAGGCAGAGGGCTGTATTCCTGAGGTAGAAGGAAGTGtgctgcagcaggcacagccaggcaCCGATGTTGTGAAAGAGGTGACGGCTCAGGAAACCAGTTTAGACCCAAGTCTTTCAGATGATAAAATTAAGGAGTCAGAATTGGAAACAGGGGATGAAtctgagaaaggaaaggaaagtagGACAGAATGGGTAGAAGATTTAAAGCCAGAGGTAGAAGTTCGAACAGTTCAGTGTAGTGAAGAAACAGCAGGTAgtacagaagcagagaaaaatattcctttagAAGGTGAAGTGCAGAAGGTGGTCAAACAAGAGAAAGATGAATCTAAAGAGGAGTCAAGTGTAGGTGTTAGTGTAActacagaaaacaaagctgataaagaaacactgaaagaaaatgagCAAGAATTAGAGCTTACAGACCACCATGGTGAGGAACTTGCTTCTGAGGAATGTGCAAATAATTCCCTGGCACAGAAAGCTGAGCAGGATGAAGAAGTTAGTGAACAAGTTAAATTGGAGGATCAAGCAGAGGAAAGCCTGGAAGATGATGGTGATGCATTTGATTTTGATGAAGAGTCAAATCAAATACTAGAATCTGATGAAAAATGTGATGGAGAGAAAACTcaagcagagaaagaagaggGTGATGGAGCAAATGATGCTGTTGGAAAAACTGCCCACACAGacaaagctggagagggaacaGACCAAATGGGAACCAAAGATGCCTTGACCAAAGACAACAGCTTGCAGCATAAACAAGATGAGCCTGAAGAAACAGGGTGCTTGCAAGGGGAAGCATTGTTGAATGCTGATGAGAAGGCTGATGTGATGGAAGATGAAATCAAAGCATCAGATTCTAATTCAATGGAAAAAATACAGGATGAAAGTGTTTTGGAACAGGATTTGGAAAGTGCTGTCATTAACAGGGCTGAAAGCAAGGAGGATTTGCAGGGTAGTAGAAAAGGTAGAGGTAGATCCAGAGATGACTGTACAATATCCTAA
- the LRRFIP1 gene encoding leucine-rich repeat flightless-interacting protein 1 isoform X7 — translation MGTQGAGRKRLPNRERLTAEDDALNQIAREAEARLAAKRAARAEAREIRMKELERQQKEIYQVQKKYYGLDTKWGDIEQWMEDSERYSRRARRYASASDEDERMSVGSRGSLRSHLEYASTYPVAGLENERTKKKNYSKATNGYEEDVYGSSQSRKSSRASYYSDLGLHNSGYASTSQLSSQNGNWASVYEESVYSGSRRYSAPSSRAPSEYSCYLGSGSRASSRASSARASPVIEERPEKDFEKGARTVSSLSAATLASLGGTSSRRGSGDTSISVDTEASIREIKDSLAEVEEKYKKAMVSNAQLDNEKTNFMYQVDTLKDALLELEEQLAESRRQYEEKSKEFEREKHAHSILQFQFMEIKEALKQREEMLAEIQQLQQKQQSYVREISDLQETIEWKDKKIGALERQKDFFDSIRSERDDLRDEVLVLKEQLKKHGIIPDSDVATNGETSDILDNEGHLDSSRTVPGTTQALKTGGEGMLGKANEVEMKNEILEDVGKREIMQNTEHEEHKEESEEQEVQTLHAAENAKAEKVVEERDALSTVMLPDSRFAEQAQSLTEPVSESTSSNNGSDTDDLRKVTEPTGTLAQQPDSTEAEHRDSSAGTDENSEVGSLQGHQISETSQEMLCDLGTEQELGEAAPKQEEQEDLKTSHDLSDNEMGQEANSTSESSELVFNQAGLPEGAVGGLLREEGNVESSTPEELQHSEESAENKVTNVLEEKLVESKDCTNGRTDETGEDRAEEGNEVGNSVEGQPRETESVGVEGMESCERSVPEESLEKECGGHQAFTQPVSSEDSPSASSEEQSTQDKTELENAAAEKDRQEEESMEELKKCSGSAETGEQDKASVEAEGCIPEVEGSVLQQAQPGTDVVKEVTAQETSLDPSLSDDKIKESELETGDESEKGKESRTEWVEDLKPEVEVRTVQCSEETAGSTEAEKNIPLEGEVQKVVKQEKDESKEESSVGVSVTTENKADKETLKENEQELELTDHHGEELASEECANNSLAQKAEQDEEVSEQVKLEDQAEESLEDDGDAFDFDEESNQILESDEKCDGEKTQAEKEEGDGANDAVGKTAHTDKAGEGTDQMGTKDALTKDNSLQHKQDEPEETGCLQGEALLNADEKADVMEDEIKASDSNSMEKIQDESVLEQDLESAVINRAESKEDLQGSRKGRGRSRDDCTIS, via the exons atCTATCAAGTCCAGAAG AAATATTATGGTCTGGATACTAAGTGGGGAGACATCGAGCAATGGATG GAAGACAGTGAGCGTTATTCCCGTAGAGCCCGAAGATATGCCTCG GCTTCGGATGAAGATGAGCGCATGTCAGTGGGTAGCCGTGGAAGCCTGAGG TCTCATTTGGAATATGCCAGCACCTACCCAGTG GCTGGATTAGAGAATGAGAGGACCAAAAAGAAGAACTACTCCAAAGCA ACCAATGGTTATGAGGAAGACGTGTATGGATCATCCCAGAGTAGAAAATCTAGCAGG GCTTCGTACTACTCTGATCTGGGTCTGCACAACAGCGGCTACGCTTCCACATCTCAACTTTCTTCTCAAAATGGAAATTGG GCGTCTGTGTACGAGGAGAGCGTTTACAGCGGGAGCCGTCGGTATAGTGCCCCTAGTTCTCGTGCT CCTTCCGAGTACAGCTGCTACCTTGGTTCGGGATCTCGGGCATCCTCAAGAGCCAGCTCTGCTCGGGCCAGTCCAGTG ATAGAAGAAAGGCCAGAAAAAGACTTTGAGAAG GGAGCACGTACTGTCTCAAGTTTATCAGCAGCTACCTTGGCTTCTCTGGGCGGGACTTCTTCACGGAGGGGCAGTGGGGACACATCCATCTCAGTCGATACAGAGGCATCTATTAGAGAAATCAAG GACTCTCTAGCTGAAGTtgaagagaaatacaaaaaggCTATGGTGTCAAATGCTCAACTAGACAATGAAAAAACCAATTTTATGTACCAAGTAGACACCCTGAAGGATGCACTCCTAGAGTTAGAAGAACAGCTGGCAGAATCCAGGAGgcaatatgaagaaaaaagtaaa GAATTTGAGAGGGAGAAGCATGCTCATAGCATATTGCAGTTTCAGTTCATGGAAATCAAAGAGGCTTTGaagcaaagggaagaaatgcTTGCA GAAATCCAACAGCTGCAACAGAAACAGCAGAGCTATGTCAGGGAAATTTCCGACCTTCAGGAGACAATAGAgtggaaagacaaaaaaataggG GCACTAGAGAGGCAGAAAGATTTCTTTGATTCCATAAGGAGTGAGCGGGATGACCTTAGAGATGAAGTGCTTGTGCTGAAGGAGCAACTGAAG AAACATGGAATAATCCCTGACTCTGATGTAGCCACCAATGGGGAGACATCAGACATTCTTGATAACGAAGGACACTTGGATTCTTCCAGAACCGTTCCAGGCACAACTCAGGCATTAAAgacaggaggggaggggatgcTAG GCAAAGCCAATGAAGTGGAgatgaaaaatgagattttggAGGATGtggggaaaagagaaatcaTGCAGAATACTGAGCATGAGGAACACAAAGAGGAGTCTGAGGAGCAGGAAGTACAGACATTGCATGCTGCTGAAAatgcaaaggcagaaaaagtGGTTGAAGAACGTGACGCCCTGTCAACAGTGATGCTCCCAGATAGTAGGTTTGCAGAGCAAGCTCAAAGCCTTACAGAACCTGTGTCAGAGAGCACTTCTTCCAACAATGGTAGTGACACAGATGATCTGAGAAAGGTGACAGAGCCCACAGGCACACTGGCCCAGCAGCCTGATAGTACAGAGGCTGAACACCGTGACTCGAGCGCAGGGACAGATGAGAACTCGGAGGTGGGCTCTCTGCAAGGCCATCAGATTTCTGAGACTTCTCAGGAAATGCTTTGTGACTTAGGTACAGAGCAGGAACTGGGAGAAGCTGCACCCAAGCAGGAAGAACAAGAGGATCTTAAAACTAGCCATGACCTAAGTGATAATGAAATGGGTCAAGAAGCCAACAGTACAAGTGAGAGCAGTGAGCTGGTTTTTAACCAGGCAGGGCTACCAGAGGGTGCAGTGGGAGGCTTGCTtagggaagagggaaatgtgGAGAGTTCCACTCCAGAGGAACTCCAGCACTCAGAAGAAAGTGCTGAAAACAAGGTTACAAATGTCTTGGAGGAAAAGCTTGTTGAAAGCAAAGACTGCACCAATGGAAGAACTGATGAAACAGGAGAGGATAGAGCTGAAGAAGGAAATGAGGTTGGGAACTCAGTTGAGGGTCAGCCAAGGGAAACTGAGTCTGTGGGTGTGGAGGGGATGGAGTCCTGTGAAAGGAGTGTCCCAGAAGAATCACTTgaaaaggaatgtggaggacATCAGGCATTCACCCAGCCAGTTTCATCAGAGGACAGTCCTTCAGCATCATCAGAGGAACAAAGTACACAAGATAAAACTGAACTTGAAAATGCTGCAGCTGAGAAGGACAGACAGGAGGAAGAATCTATGGAAGAGCTGAAGAAGTGTTCAGGTTCTGCAGAAACAGGGGAGCAAGATAAGGCATCTGTGGAGGCAGAGGGCTGTATTCCTGAGGTAGAAGGAAGTGtgctgcagcaggcacagccaggcaCCGATGTTGTGAAAGAGGTGACGGCTCAGGAAACCAGTTTAGACCCAAGTCTTTCAGATGATAAAATTAAGGAGTCAGAATTGGAAACAGGGGATGAAtctgagaaaggaaaggaaagtagGACAGAATGGGTAGAAGATTTAAAGCCAGAGGTAGAAGTTCGAACAGTTCAGTGTAGTGAAGAAACAGCAGGTAgtacagaagcagagaaaaatattcctttagAAGGTGAAGTGCAGAAGGTGGTCAAACAAGAGAAAGATGAATCTAAAGAGGAGTCAAGTGTAGGTGTTAGTGTAActacagaaaacaaagctgataaagaaacactgaaagaaaatgagCAAGAATTAGAGCTTACAGACCACCATGGTGAGGAACTTGCTTCTGAGGAATGTGCAAATAATTCCCTGGCACAGAAAGCTGAGCAGGATGAAGAAGTTAGTGAACAAGTTAAATTGGAGGATCAAGCAGAGGAAAGCCTGGAAGATGATGGTGATGCATTTGATTTTGATGAAGAGTCAAATCAAATACTAGAATCTGATGAAAAATGTGATGGAGAGAAAACTcaagcagagaaagaagaggGTGATGGAGCAAATGATGCTGTTGGAAAAACTGCCCACACAGacaaagctggagagggaacaGACCAAATGGGAACCAAAGATGCCTTGACCAAAGACAACAGCTTGCAGCATAAACAAGATGAGCCTGAAGAAACAGGGTGCTTGCAAGGGGAAGCATTGTTGAATGCTGATGAGAAGGCTGATGTGATGGAAGATGAAATCAAAGCATCAGATTCTAATTCAATGGAAAAAATACAGGATGAAAGTGTTTTGGAACAGGATTTGGAAAGTGCTGTCATTAACAGGGCTGAAAGCAAGGAGGATTTGCAGGGTAGTAGAAAAGGTAGAGGTAGATCCAGAGATGACTGTACAATATCCTAA
- the LRRFIP1 gene encoding leucine-rich repeat flightless-interacting protein 1 isoform X1: MGTQGAGRKRLPNRERLTAEDDALNQIAREAEARLAAKRAARAEAREIRMKELERQQKEIYQVQKKYYGLDTKWGDIEQWMEDSERYSRRARRYASASDEDERMSVGSRGSLRSHLEYASTYPVAGLENERTKKKNYSKATNGYEEDVYGSSQSRKSSRASYYSDLGLHNSGYASTSQLSSQNGNWASVYEESVYSGSRRYSAPSSRAPSEYSCYLGSGSRASSRASSARASPVIEERPEKDFEKGARTVSSLSAATLASLGGTSSRRGSGDTSISVDTEASIREIKDIYELKDQIQDVEGKYMQGLKELKDSLAEVEEKYKKAMVSNAQLDNEKTNFMYQVDTLKDALLELEEQLAESRRQYEEKSKEFEREKHAHSILQFQFMEIKEALKQREEMLAEIQQLQQKQQSYVREISDLQETIEWKDKKIGALERQKDFFDSIRSERDDLRDEVLVLKEQLKKHGIIPDSDVATNGETSDILDNEGHLDSSRTVPGTTQALKTGGEGMLGKANEVEMKNEILEDVGKREIMQNTEHEEHKEESEEQEVQTLHAAENAKAEKVVEERDALSTVMLPDSRFAEQAQSLTEPVSESTSSNNGSDTDDLRKVTEPTGTLAQQPDSTEAEHRDSSAGTDENSEVGSLQGHQISETSQEMLCDLGTEQELGEAAPKQEEQEDLKTSHDLSDNEMGQEANSTSESSELVFNQAGLPEGAVGGLLREEGNVESSTPEELQHSEESAENKVTNVLEEKLVESKDCTNGRTDETGEDRAEEGNEVGNSVEGQPRETESVGVEGMESCERSVPEESLEKECGGHQAFTQPVSSEDSPSASSEEQSTQDKTELENAAAEKDRQEEESMEELKKCSGSAETGEQDKASVEAEGCIPEVEGSVLQQAQPGTDVVKEVTAQETSLDPSLSDDKIKESELETGDESEKGKESRTEWVEDLKPEVEVRTVQCSEETAGSTEAEKNIPLEGEVQKVVKQEKDESKEESSVGVSVTTENKADKETLKENEQELELTDHHGEELASEECANNSLAQKAEQDEEVSEQVKLEDQAEESLEDDGDAFDFDEESNQILESDEKCDGEKTQAEKEEGDGANDAVGKTAHTDKAGEGTDQMGTKDALTKDNSLQHKQDEPEETGCLQGEALLNADEKADVMEDEIKASDSNSMEKIQDESVLEQDLESAVINRAESKEDLQGSRKGRGRSRDDCTIS, translated from the exons atCTATCAAGTCCAGAAG AAATATTATGGTCTGGATACTAAGTGGGGAGACATCGAGCAATGGATG GAAGACAGTGAGCGTTATTCCCGTAGAGCCCGAAGATATGCCTCG GCTTCGGATGAAGATGAGCGCATGTCAGTGGGTAGCCGTGGAAGCCTGAGG TCTCATTTGGAATATGCCAGCACCTACCCAGTG GCTGGATTAGAGAATGAGAGGACCAAAAAGAAGAACTACTCCAAAGCA ACCAATGGTTATGAGGAAGACGTGTATGGATCATCCCAGAGTAGAAAATCTAGCAGG GCTTCGTACTACTCTGATCTGGGTCTGCACAACAGCGGCTACGCTTCCACATCTCAACTTTCTTCTCAAAATGGAAATTGG GCGTCTGTGTACGAGGAGAGCGTTTACAGCGGGAGCCGTCGGTATAGTGCCCCTAGTTCTCGTGCT CCTTCCGAGTACAGCTGCTACCTTGGTTCGGGATCTCGGGCATCCTCAAGAGCCAGCTCTGCTCGGGCCAGTCCAGTG ATAGAAGAAAGGCCAGAAAAAGACTTTGAGAAG GGAGCACGTACTGTCTCAAGTTTATCAGCAGCTACCTTGGCTTCTCTGGGCGGGACTTCTTCACGGAGGGGCAGTGGGGACACATCCATCTCAGTCGATACAGAGGCATCTATTAGAGAAATCAAG GATATCTATGAGTTAAAGGACCAGATTCAGGATGTAGAAGGCAAATACATGCAGGGACTGAAAGAATTGAAG GACTCTCTAGCTGAAGTtgaagagaaatacaaaaaggCTATGGTGTCAAATGCTCAACTAGACAATGAAAAAACCAATTTTATGTACCAAGTAGACACCCTGAAGGATGCACTCCTAGAGTTAGAAGAACAGCTGGCAGAATCCAGGAGgcaatatgaagaaaaaagtaaa GAATTTGAGAGGGAGAAGCATGCTCATAGCATATTGCAGTTTCAGTTCATGGAAATCAAAGAGGCTTTGaagcaaagggaagaaatgcTTGCA GAAATCCAACAGCTGCAACAGAAACAGCAGAGCTATGTCAGGGAAATTTCCGACCTTCAGGAGACAATAGAgtggaaagacaaaaaaataggG GCACTAGAGAGGCAGAAAGATTTCTTTGATTCCATAAGGAGTGAGCGGGATGACCTTAGAGATGAAGTGCTTGTGCTGAAGGAGCAACTGAAG AAACATGGAATAATCCCTGACTCTGATGTAGCCACCAATGGGGAGACATCAGACATTCTTGATAACGAAGGACACTTGGATTCTTCCAGAACCGTTCCAGGCACAACTCAGGCATTAAAgacaggaggggaggggatgcTAG GCAAAGCCAATGAAGTGGAgatgaaaaatgagattttggAGGATGtggggaaaagagaaatcaTGCAGAATACTGAGCATGAGGAACACAAAGAGGAGTCTGAGGAGCAGGAAGTACAGACATTGCATGCTGCTGAAAatgcaaaggcagaaaaagtGGTTGAAGAACGTGACGCCCTGTCAACAGTGATGCTCCCAGATAGTAGGTTTGCAGAGCAAGCTCAAAGCCTTACAGAACCTGTGTCAGAGAGCACTTCTTCCAACAATGGTAGTGACACAGATGATCTGAGAAAGGTGACAGAGCCCACAGGCACACTGGCCCAGCAGCCTGATAGTACAGAGGCTGAACACCGTGACTCGAGCGCAGGGACAGATGAGAACTCGGAGGTGGGCTCTCTGCAAGGCCATCAGATTTCTGAGACTTCTCAGGAAATGCTTTGTGACTTAGGTACAGAGCAGGAACTGGGAGAAGCTGCACCCAAGCAGGAAGAACAAGAGGATCTTAAAACTAGCCATGACCTAAGTGATAATGAAATGGGTCAAGAAGCCAACAGTACAAGTGAGAGCAGTGAGCTGGTTTTTAACCAGGCAGGGCTACCAGAGGGTGCAGTGGGAGGCTTGCTtagggaagagggaaatgtgGAGAGTTCCACTCCAGAGGAACTCCAGCACTCAGAAGAAAGTGCTGAAAACAAGGTTACAAATGTCTTGGAGGAAAAGCTTGTTGAAAGCAAAGACTGCACCAATGGAAGAACTGATGAAACAGGAGAGGATAGAGCTGAAGAAGGAAATGAGGTTGGGAACTCAGTTGAGGGTCAGCCAAGGGAAACTGAGTCTGTGGGTGTGGAGGGGATGGAGTCCTGTGAAAGGAGTGTCCCAGAAGAATCACTTgaaaaggaatgtggaggacATCAGGCATTCACCCAGCCAGTTTCATCAGAGGACAGTCCTTCAGCATCATCAGAGGAACAAAGTACACAAGATAAAACTGAACTTGAAAATGCTGCAGCTGAGAAGGACAGACAGGAGGAAGAATCTATGGAAGAGCTGAAGAAGTGTTCAGGTTCTGCAGAAACAGGGGAGCAAGATAAGGCATCTGTGGAGGCAGAGGGCTGTATTCCTGAGGTAGAAGGAAGTGtgctgcagcaggcacagccaggcaCCGATGTTGTGAAAGAGGTGACGGCTCAGGAAACCAGTTTAGACCCAAGTCTTTCAGATGATAAAATTAAGGAGTCAGAATTGGAAACAGGGGATGAAtctgagaaaggaaaggaaagtagGACAGAATGGGTAGAAGATTTAAAGCCAGAGGTAGAAGTTCGAACAGTTCAGTGTAGTGAAGAAACAGCAGGTAgtacagaagcagagaaaaatattcctttagAAGGTGAAGTGCAGAAGGTGGTCAAACAAGAGAAAGATGAATCTAAAGAGGAGTCAAGTGTAGGTGTTAGTGTAActacagaaaacaaagctgataaagaaacactgaaagaaaatgagCAAGAATTAGAGCTTACAGACCACCATGGTGAGGAACTTGCTTCTGAGGAATGTGCAAATAATTCCCTGGCACAGAAAGCTGAGCAGGATGAAGAAGTTAGTGAACAAGTTAAATTGGAGGATCAAGCAGAGGAAAGCCTGGAAGATGATGGTGATGCATTTGATTTTGATGAAGAGTCAAATCAAATACTAGAATCTGATGAAAAATGTGATGGAGAGAAAACTcaagcagagaaagaagaggGTGATGGAGCAAATGATGCTGTTGGAAAAACTGCCCACACAGacaaagctggagagggaacaGACCAAATGGGAACCAAAGATGCCTTGACCAAAGACAACAGCTTGCAGCATAAACAAGATGAGCCTGAAGAAACAGGGTGCTTGCAAGGGGAAGCATTGTTGAATGCTGATGAGAAGGCTGATGTGATGGAAGATGAAATCAAAGCATCAGATTCTAATTCAATGGAAAAAATACAGGATGAAAGTGTTTTGGAACAGGATTTGGAAAGTGCTGTCATTAACAGGGCTGAAAGCAAGGAGGATTTGCAGGGTAGTAGAAAAGGTAGAGGTAGATCCAGAGATGACTGTACAATATCCTAA